In the genome of Longimicrobium sp., the window GTGGGTGTCGAAATCGCGGCGGATGGACAGCTCGATCGCAATCCGCTCGTCTCGTGGCTGGACGAGTTGGGGCTATGGGGGAAGGGCGCGGCGCAGAAGTCCGTCCCCGGAGCCGTGTTCTCCCTGCGCGCCGACTTGGTCGCGCTCTTTATCAACCGTCTGTTCGCGACGGATGGCTGGGCGATGGTGCTGGCGAGCGGCCAGGCGCAGCTGGGCTACGCGTCCGTCAGCGAACGCTTGGCGCGTCAGATCCAGCACCTGCTTCTTCGATTCGGCGTGATCGCCAGCCTTCGCAAGCGGATGGTGCGCTACCGCGAGGGGCGCCGTCCCTCGTGGCAGTTGGACATCACCGACGCGCGGTCCATCCGCACGTTCGCCCGCAAGATCGGGATCTTCGGTAAGGAAGCGGCGCTGGATGCTGTCGTTCGCACCGCGGAATCCAAGCGCTACCAGACGAACCGCGACCTGGTCCCGGTCGGCGTGTGGGATCGCATCGAGCGTGCGAAAGGTGGCGAGTCGTGGTCGTCGCTCGCGCGTCGTGCGGGGATCGTAGGATGGACGAACATCCATGTGGGAGAGCGTGCGCTTTCCCGCGACCGGCTCGCCAAGCTTGCGGATGCGCTGGACGACGCGGAACTGCGCTCGCTGGCGGCAAGCGACGTGTACTGGGACGAGGTGGTGTCCGTCGAGCCGCTGGGGCTCAAGCAGGTATACGACCTGACGGTGCCGGGCACGCACAACTTCGTGGCGAACGACGTGTGCGTGCACAACACAGCCTTCACCCTCAACATCGCTCAGCACGCGGCCATTTCGGCGAAGAAGCCGGTCGCGTTCTTCTCGCTGGAAATGAGCAAGGAGTCGCTGGTGCAGCGCGTGCTGTGCGCCGAGGCGCGCGTGGACGCCAGCCGGCTGCGGCGCGGGCGCCTGCTGGACGACGAGTACGCGCGCCTGGCGACCGCTGCGGGCTACCTGAACACCGCGCCCATCTACATCGACGACTCCGCCGGCATCTCGGTGCTGGAGATGCGCGCCAAGGCCCGTCGCCTGAAGTCCGACCGGCAGGACCTGTCGCTGATCATCGTCGACTACCTGCAGCTGATGACCGGCGGCAAGGGTAAGACGGAGAACCGCCAGCAGGAAGTGTCGGAGATTTCGCGAGGGCTCAAGGCGCTCGCCAAGGAGCTGGACGTGCCCGTGGTGGCGCTCTCGCAGCTCAGCCGAGCCGTCGAACAGCGCCCCGATAAACGGCCCATGATGAGCGATCTTCGTGAGTCAGGAGCCATCGAGCAGGATGCAGACCTCATCATGTTCCTCTACCGCCCCGAGTACTACTTCGGGCCGACGGACAAGGAGGGGAACAACATCGAGGGGCGCGCCGAGGTCATCATCGGTAAGCAGCGCAACGGCGCCACCGGCACCGTTCAGATGATGTTCCTCAAGGAGTTCACGCGGTTCGAAAGCTACTCGCCGCGCAACGACGGGCCGCCGGAATACTGAGCCGCGGCGGAAACTGACGGAATGGCGAAGACGAAGACGGCGTACTTCTGCCGCGAGTGCGGCAACGAGACGGCGCGGTGGCAGGGGCAATGCCCCGGCTGCCACGAATGGAACACGCTGGTGGAAGAGCCCACCGCGCCCCGCAAGAGCAAGGGGGGGGCGGCGGGCTCGTCCGTGCGCGTGGCGGGCGCCAGCATCTCGGCGCCCGTACGGCTGCGCGACGTGGAGGGTGCCGAGCGTCCGCGCTGGGCGACCGGGCTGGCGGAGTTCGACTTCGTCTTGGGCGGCGGCATCGTGCCCGGCTCCGTCGTGCTGGTGGGCGGCGAGCCCGGCATCGGCAAGTCCACCATCCTGCTGCAGGTGGCCGGCCGGGTGGAGGGTGCCCAGCGTAGCACGCTGTACGTGTCGGGAGAGGAATCTGCCCACCAAGTGAAGCTGCGCGCTGACCGGCTGGACGAGGCGGCGGGATCGGTGACGCTGCTGGCGGAAACGGACCTGGACGGCATCCTCATCCGCGCCGCCGAGCTCAACCCGGCTGTGCTGCTGATCGACTCCATCCAGACCGTTTACACGCCGGAGCTGGAGGGCGCGCCCGGCAACGTGGGCCAGGTGCGCGAGTGCGCGGCGCGGCTTCAGCGCTTTGCCAAGCAGACCGGGACGGCGGTGTTCCTGGTGGGCCACGTCACCAAGGGCGGCGGCATCGCGGGGCCCAAGACGCTGGAGCACATCGTCGACACGGTGCTCTACTTCGAGTCCGCCGGCGGGCTGGACAACCGCGTGCTGCGCGCCACCAAGAACCGCTTCGGCGGGGTGGACGAGATCGGCGTGTTCCGCATGACAGCGGCGGGCCTTTCGCCCGTCGGCAATCCGTCGGAGCTGTTCCTGGGCGAGCGTTCCGACGCCGTCCCCGGTTCCGCCGTCGTGGCCACGATGGAGGGCACGCGGCCGCTCCTCGTCGAAGTGCAGGCGCTGGCGGCAAAGGCCGCCTACGGTGCGCCGCAGCGGGTGAGCACCGGCATCGACCAGAAGCGGCTGGCGCTGCTGCTGGCGGTGCTGGAAAAACGTGCGGGCCTTCACTTCGGCCAGCTGGACGTGTTCCTGAACGTGGTTGGCGGGCTGCGGCTCACCGAGACGGCCACGGACGCGGCGGTGGCCGTGGCGCTCGCGTCCAGCGTGTTCGACCGCCCGGTTCCGTCGGACACCGTGGTCATCGGCGAGCTGGGGCTGGGCGGCGAGCTGCGCCCGGTCGGACAGATCGAGCGGCGGCTGACCGAGGCCGCGCGCATGGGCTTTCGCGCGGCGTACCTGTCGCCGCGCGCCGTTCCGCAGTCGGTGCCGCCCGGCATCCGCGCCATCCCCGTCGAGGACGTCCGCACCCTTGTCGACCGCATCTTCGCCGCCTGACGCGCCCCGCGCCGCCGCCGTGATCGTCGCCGGCGGCTCCGGGCTACGCTTCGGCGGGCCCGTGCGCAAGCAGTACCTGGAGATCGGCGGCGTGCCGGTGCTGCTGCGCGCCCTCCGTGCCTTTCTCGCGCATCCCCGCATCGTCCAGGTAATCGTCGTCCTCCCGGCGGAGGACGTGCTGCACGCGCCCACCTGGCTGCTGGACGTTCCTGTGCGGATCGTGGCGGGTGGCGCGGAGCGCGGCGACTCGGTCGCGAACGGGCTGGCGGCGGTGGAGGATGCGGAATTGGTGCTCATTCACGACGGCGCGCGTCCATTCGTCGATGGCGGGATCATAGACCGCGTGCTGGATGGATGCGTTGCGGGCGGAGCCATCGCCGCCGTGCCGGTGACGGACACCATCAAGCAGGTGGATGCAGAAGGCGCTATCACCGGCACGCCGGACCGGCGTACGCTCTGGCAGGCGCAGACGCCGCAGGGATTTCCGGTCGCCGCGCTACGGGATGCTTATCGGCGCGCCGCGGAGGAGGGCGTCGGGGCCACGGACGACGCGGCGCTGTACGAGCGCTACGTGGGTCCGGCCCGCGTCGTCATGGGATCGTACCGCAACCTGAAGGTCACGCGCCCGGACGACCTCCCAATCGCCGAGGCCATCGCGGCCGAGACGCGGGACGCCACCTGATGCACGGAACTCCACGCTGACCGACACGCCCGAGCCGAGCCCCCGCGCGGGGCGGCCGCGCGAGGCGCGGCTCGCCTGGGCGTACGTCGCCGAGGCGGAGGCCGGTGCCGCCGCGGCCCACGCGCCCCGCCTAGCCTCCGCCCGCCAGCGGTTCCGCCCGGGCGCGGACCGGCTGGACTCCACCGGCCCGGACGCTGCTTTCCTGCTGGTGCCCATCACCAGCTACGCCCACCTCCCCCGAGGCCAACGCCCCGAGGCGTTCTGCCCCGTCTGCCTGGAGCGCGTGTTTCTGCATCTCGGCACGCGGATGCGCCATCATTACGCGCACCGCCCCGAGGCGGAGTGCGCCGCGGCCCGGGGTGAAGGCGCGCTGCATCTCTCGGCGAAAATCCACATCGCGGAGCAGCTGGCCGATGGCGGGAAGGGGCTGACGGTCCGGCCCGTCTGCGCGCGCGTGCCGGAGGACCGCAGCACTGAGCGCTGCCCGCCCGCACCACTGGATACCTGGGATGTCGAGTGGGACGACGTACGGGTGGAGAGCACGTTTCCGTCGCTGCGTGCGGACGTGATGCTGTTCCGGGAGGGCGTGGAGGTCGGCGCGATCGAGATCTACGCCCATCACACGGTGGATGCGGAAAAGGCGGAGAAGTATCGCCGGCTGGGGCTGCCGTGGATCGAGGTTCCCGCGCGGGGCGTGATCTCCGAAGCGGGCATCGGCTGGACGGTCGATAAGCCGCTGGCGGTGCTGCAGGACAGCCGGCATCCGGAACCCTGGCGCTGCGGCCGGCACGAGGCGCTGCACGTGGGGATGCTGGAGCACGAGCGCTCGGGTGTGCACCGGATGGCGGGTCGCGTGGTCCACATCTACCGCTCGGACGGCGGACGGTCGAAGGGCGAGACGCGGGTTCGCGCCACGGCCGTGTACATGATGGAGCGGCGCGAGGACGGCGAGCTCGCCGAGGCCTGGCTGGAGCGAGACGATACCGAGGGGCGCATCGGCTTTCCCATGCGCACGCGGGACCGCGACGACGCCCGCCGCGCGCTCCACTCGCAGTTCGCCGGGTGGGTGCGGTGGATGCGCGAAAACCAGGGTGCCACGGTCGATTCACCCATGCGCTGGACGCCGCCGCGCACGCTGGAGGGGTGGAAGAAATCCACCTCCTTTCCCCAGCGCCTGCGGTGGGACCCGCACCAGGGCTCGTTCGCCGCTGTCCCCAACCTGCCGACGAGCTCCTGGCCGCGTGTGCCGCGGGCAGATCCGTACGTGGCCGATCCCGTCCTGGGGCTGGATGGCTGCACGTGGACGCAACTCCATCCCGGGAAGCCGCCGGTGATGCATGCCGTGGCGGGTGCGGTCTGGGGCACGCTGCGCGCTCAAGCCGGGCGCACCGGGGCGGGTGAGGAGACCGCGTACCTGTCGGCCTGCGTGCACGACGGGGAGCGCTGGCGCACGTGCGATGGCGCTCCGTACGTGGCGACGCTCGCGCCGGAGCCGGACCAGGACTGGGTGCAGCTTCTCCAGGAGTGGGTGCGGCGACTGGCGGAGCTGGAGCCGCCGGCCGTCCAGGACGGGCAGGCGGCCGTGGACGTGCTCGGGGCGTTGCGGTCCGGCTGCTGACGGGATTGGCGCTTTGTCCCGCGGAAGCGTACGCCGGGTTGGACGCGGCGGGCGAAAGCCTGTAGATTGGCGGGCTTCCATGGCCCGGCGCGCGCCGGGCCCATGCCACCGGCCGCGAGCGTGGGACTGCAGATGACGGAGCAGGCGAGCCCGCCCACCACCACCTACAACCTGCTGTTCGTCTGCACGGGCAACACCTGCCGCTCGCCCCTGGCGGAAGGCATCGCCCGGGCCGAGCTGCAGCGCCGCGGCTGGGCGAACGTGCAGGTGAAGTCGGCGGGAGTGTCGGCGCACCCGGGCGTGCCCGCGACGATGGAGGCGGTGACGGTGGCGCGGCGCCAGGGCGTGGACCTTTCCGCGCACGCCAGCCAGCCGCTGACGCCCTCGCTGGTGAGCTGGGCCGACGTGGTGCTGACGATGGGCCCCTCGCACCTGCCTAGCGTCGACCGGATGGGTGGGGCGGAAAAAGCCGGCACACTCGGCGATTTCGCCGCGGGCGGCGAAGGGCTGGGCCCCTCGGTGCCCGACCCGTTCGGCGGGCCCGAAGCCCTGTACGAAGAAACGTTCACCGAGCTCCGCAGGCTGGTGAGCGCCGCGCTGGACCGGCTGGCGCCCATCCTTCACCCGTGACGCCCACGGCCGCCACCCGCCCGTTCGCCCTCCTGGGCGACCCCGTCGGCCACTCGCTTTCTCCCGTCTTCCAGAACGCCGCCATCCGCCACCTGGGGCTCGACGCCGTCTACGTCGCGCTCCGCTGCGCCGCGGACGATGCGCCCGGCCTGATCCGCTCCCTTGCTCGTGCGGGCGGTGGCGGGAACGTGACCGTGCCCCACAAGCAGGTCGCCGCGCGCGCCGTCGACGTCGCCAGCGACCGCGTCGTCCGAACCGGGGCGTGCAACGCGTTCTGGTTGGCCGACGGCCGGGTGCATGGCGACAACACCGACGTGGCGGGGGTGGATGGGGCCATCCGCGCGCTCCTGGGCCGCTCGGCGGCGGGCGCGTCCGTGCTCCTGCTGGGGGCGGGCGGCGCCGCGAGCGCGGCCGTCTGCGCGCTGGCGGATGCGGGCGCGGAGCGGATCGTCATCGTCAACCGCTCCCCGGAGCGCGCATCGGAGCTGGCGGAGCGGTTCCGCACGCCCGCCGTGCGCATCGACACGGCCGCCTCCGCGGACGATCTGCCGGGCGAGCAGTTCGACCTGGCGATCAACAGCACCTCGCTAGGCCTGAAACCAGGCGATCCGCTCCCGCTCGATCCTCACGCGTCTACTTTGACGCTTGGCGCCGCGCTGGATCTCGTATATTCGCCCGGTGAAACACAGTGGGTGCACCAAATGAGGGTGCGCGGAATCCCTGCGGCGGACGGCAAGGAGATGCTGATCCAGCAGGGCGCCGCCGCCTTCCGCCACTGGTTCGGCGTGGACGCGCCCGTGGACGTGATGCGGGCGGCGCTGCGGGAAACATCCGGGCGAGACGCGTCGTAAGGCGTGGCCGGTGTGCCGTTGGGCACCCGGCAACACAGTCCATGGATGGAACAATGAGTACGGAAAGCGGAAGTTCCGATCCGCGGCGCTTCGGCCGGGGTTTGCAGACTCGCGCGGCGATCATGATTGCGGTGTGCGCGACGACCGCCCCGATGGCGGCGGCCGGGCTGTGGGGCGAGTCCCTGGGCCTGCCGACGGCCATTAGCGTGCTCCTCGCGGCCGTGGGGCTGATCGGCGGCGCGTGGGCGATATTGTGGGGATCGGAGCCGTTCCGCCGGCAGGAACTGCGGGAGAACGTCGGAAAGCCGGCCCCTGCATTCACCCCGCGGCTCGTCTTGGCGCTGCTCGGGCCGATGCTCCTTGTGCCTGTCGTGTGGCATTACACGGTGGGGATGCCGTGGCGTGCCGGATGGTCGCTCGCCGCTGCCTTCGTACTCTACTTCGCGATCTTCATCCCGCTGGGGCGGCTGCAGAAGCGTGGCATTTCGCCGTACTTCCGGCCTGCCTGGTACGGCTTTCCCGCGGCCGGTGTCATCGCGGGCCTCGCCTGGTCGGCGCTCGCCCCGGGGGCCGCAGTCGAAGGCGTCGGCAACGGAATCATCTGGTCGTTGATGCACTACGCCTACGTGCGCTGGGCCATGCGTGGCGCCAGGTCCATCGACTCCGCCCGCGCGGCTTCGCCCCCGTCCGCCAGCCCCCATCGAACGCCATGAACGCCCACCACACCCGAACCGCCGCCGCGCTGGCGTTGCTGGCCTCCTTGTCCGCCTGCGCATTTCCCTCCATGCCGCCGATGCCCGTTCCGGAGGCGCTATCCACCACCGAGGAGTGGCGGGTGGAGATGCGCCACGATCGGCCGACGGTGCGCTACAGGTTCGGCCCGTACCGCGTGGCGGACGTGCGCTGGCACGACATCCGGCAGCGCGGCGGAGTGGTGGACGCGATCAAGGGAAAGCGCGAGTACCAGGAGCGCTACGAGTTCGCGCTGCGTGATTCCACCGAGGGGAGCGCCATCACGCGCGTGGAGTGCGACAGCCGCGACAGGGATCGCGGTTTCTCCATCGGGTCGGTGGACATCGAGCTGGAATCGGGGCTGTCGCTGAACTGCCGCGTGTTCCCGGACGCCGATTCCGCCGCCCTATCCGGCACGCTGACTCTCGCTGCGCGTAA includes:
- the aroE gene encoding shikimate dehydrogenase; the protein is MTPTAATRPFALLGDPVGHSLSPVFQNAAIRHLGLDAVYVALRCAADDAPGLIRSLARAGGGGNVTVPHKQVAARAVDVASDRVVRTGACNAFWLADGRVHGDNTDVAGVDGAIRALLGRSAAGASVLLLGAGGAASAAVCALADAGAERIVIVNRSPERASELAERFRTPAVRIDTAASADDLPGEQFDLAINSTSLGLKPGDPLPLDPHASTLTLGAALDLVYSPGETQWVHQMRVRGIPAADGKEMLIQQGAAAFRHWFGVDAPVDVMRAALRETSGRDAS
- a CDS encoding low molecular weight protein arginine phosphatase, yielding MPPAASVGLQMTEQASPPTTTYNLLFVCTGNTCRSPLAEGIARAELQRRGWANVQVKSAGVSAHPGVPATMEAVTVARRQGVDLSAHASQPLTPSLVSWADVVLTMGPSHLPSVDRMGGAEKAGTLGDFAAGGEGLGPSVPDPFGGPEALYEETFTELRRLVSAALDRLAPILHP
- the ispD gene encoding 2-C-methyl-D-erythritol 4-phosphate cytidylyltransferase gives rise to the protein MSTASSPPDAPRAAAVIVAGGSGLRFGGPVRKQYLEIGGVPVLLRALRAFLAHPRIVQVIVVLPAEDVLHAPTWLLDVPVRIVAGGAERGDSVANGLAAVEDAELVLIHDGARPFVDGGIIDRVLDGCVAGGAIAAVPVTDTIKQVDAEGAITGTPDRRTLWQAQTPQGFPVAALRDAYRRAAEEGVGATDDAALYERYVGPARVVMGSYRNLKVTRPDDLPIAEAIAAETRDAT
- a CDS encoding competence protein CoiA family protein; the encoded protein is MPITSYAHLPRGQRPEAFCPVCLERVFLHLGTRMRHHYAHRPEAECAAARGEGALHLSAKIHIAEQLADGGKGLTVRPVCARVPEDRSTERCPPAPLDTWDVEWDDVRVESTFPSLRADVMLFREGVEVGAIEIYAHHTVDAEKAEKYRRLGLPWIEVPARGVISEAGIGWTVDKPLAVLQDSRHPEPWRCGRHEALHVGMLEHERSGVHRMAGRVVHIYRSDGGRSKGETRVRATAVYMMERREDGELAEAWLERDDTEGRIGFPMRTRDRDDARRALHSQFAGWVRWMRENQGATVDSPMRWTPPRTLEGWKKSTSFPQRLRWDPHQGSFAAVPNLPTSSWPRVPRADPYVADPVLGLDGCTWTQLHPGKPPVMHAVAGAVWGTLRAQAGRTGAGEETAYLSACVHDGERWRTCDGAPYVATLAPEPDQDWVQLLQEWVRRLAELEPPAVQDGQAAVDVLGALRSGC
- the radA gene encoding DNA repair protein RadA, producing the protein MAKTKTAYFCRECGNETARWQGQCPGCHEWNTLVEEPTAPRKSKGGAAGSSVRVAGASISAPVRLRDVEGAERPRWATGLAEFDFVLGGGIVPGSVVLVGGEPGIGKSTILLQVAGRVEGAQRSTLYVSGEESAHQVKLRADRLDEAAGSVTLLAETDLDGILIRAAELNPAVLLIDSIQTVYTPELEGAPGNVGQVRECAARLQRFAKQTGTAVFLVGHVTKGGGIAGPKTLEHIVDTVLYFESAGGLDNRVLRATKNRFGGVDEIGVFRMTAAGLSPVGNPSELFLGERSDAVPGSAVVATMEGTRPLLVEVQALAAKAAYGAPQRVSTGIDQKRLALLLAVLEKRAGLHFGQLDVFLNVVGGLRLTETATDAAVAVALASSVFDRPVPSDTVVIGELGLGGELRPVGQIERRLTEAARMGFRAAYLSPRAVPQSVPPGIRAIPVEDVRTLVDRIFAA
- the dnaB gene encoding replicative DNA helicase, with protein sequence MSIASPFVPKVAAPPPPPSAFADRSPPYSAEAELAVLGGMLIDADALTKAIEVVDDTMFYREGNRRAFRAMQRIFERGDVIDALTLAEDLRNHGDLESVGGMQFIASIMDAVPTAANIEYHAKIVREKALLRRLIEAATTIIQDTYDNPGEVDELLDKAEHKIFEVAQTHDRKGFVWIKEILWPTFEKIEALQNNNSSVTGVPTGFADLDELTAGFQPSDLIIVAARPSMGKCLSWDSEIVLADGSVATIQEIHDRREARLLTLREDWKLGITEPSAFVDDGEKPVFRVTTRLGRKIETTLTHPFLTIGGWKPLGQIGVGEHVAVPRTIPVFGTGEMRESEVKLLGYLSGDGGLTGTNPRFINSDARVRDDFASAVAEFGGVAVTMEDSRGTRTPYLSVRRDRTVTHAARESALASVVAMLPGERGTGVRVAAEVGVSTASVSHWARGRSVPNAAKRRALAAAVGVEIAADGQLDRNPLVSWLDELGLWGKGAAQKSVPGAVFSLRADLVALFINRLFATDGWAMVLASGQAQLGYASVSERLARQIQHLLLRFGVIASLRKRMVRYREGRRPSWQLDITDARSIRTFARKIGIFGKEAALDAVVRTAESKRYQTNRDLVPVGVWDRIERAKGGESWSSLARRAGIVGWTNIHVGERALSRDRLAKLADALDDAELRSLAASDVYWDEVVSVEPLGLKQVYDLTVPGTHNFVANDVCVHNTAFTLNIAQHAAISAKKPVAFFSLEMSKESLVQRVLCAEARVDASRLRRGRLLDDEYARLATAAGYLNTAPIYIDDSAGISVLEMRAKARRLKSDRQDLSLIIVDYLQLMTGGKGKTENRQQEVSEISRGLKALAKELDVPVVALSQLSRAVEQRPDKRPMMSDLRESGAIEQDADLIMFLYRPEYYFGPTDKEGNNIEGRAEVIIGKQRNGATGTVQMMFLKEFTRFESYSPRNDGPPEY